In a single window of the Melissococcus plutonius ATCC 35311 genome:
- the rpiA gene encoding ribose-5-phosphate isomerase RpiA, which translates to MNLKQRAGIEAAKYVENGMTVGLGTGSTAKFMVEEIGRRVREEGLTITGVATSKETEKQALSLGIPLKSIDEVPYVDITIDGADEISQDFHGIKGGGAALLFEKIVATYSKKCIWIVDESKLVKSLGAFPLPVEVIPYGSQQLFHLLEKNDYHPTVRKSSKNNAPHITDSGHYIFDLHLDKIEDPVSLSSYLDNLVGVVEHGLFLNIVSLVIVSHDKGIHTLNNSKLIK; encoded by the coding sequence ATGAATTTGAAACAGCGTGCCGGCATTGAGGCAGCTAAATATGTTGAGAATGGGATGACTGTTGGACTTGGTACTGGTTCGACTGCCAAATTTATGGTGGAAGAAATTGGAAGACGTGTAAGAGAAGAAGGCTTAACAATTACAGGTGTAGCGACGTCTAAAGAAACCGAAAAACAAGCGTTGTCACTGGGTATTCCATTAAAAAGTATTGATGAAGTTCCTTATGTAGATATTACAATTGATGGTGCAGATGAGATTAGTCAGGATTTTCATGGAATAAAGGGTGGTGGTGCTGCACTACTTTTTGAGAAAATTGTTGCTACCTACTCAAAAAAGTGTATCTGGATTGTTGATGAGTCAAAATTAGTAAAAAGCTTAGGTGCATTTCCTTTACCTGTAGAAGTTATTCCTTACGGAAGTCAACAACTTTTCCACCTACTTGAAAAAAATGATTATCATCCAACAGTACGTAAATCTTCTAAAAACAATGCTCCACACATTACTGATAGTGGCCATTACATTTTTGATTTACATTTGGATAAGATTGAAGATCCTGTCAGCTTAAGTTCCTATTTGGATAATTTGGTTGGTGTCGTTGAACATGGATTGTTTTTAAACATTGTTTCTCTGGTTATTGTTAGTCACGATAAGGGTATCCATACATTAAACAATAGTAAATTGATAAAATAA
- the rpsL gene encoding 30S ribosomal protein S12, protein MPTINQLVRKPRKSKVEKSDSPALNKGYNSFKKVQTNIDSPQKRGVCTRVGTMTPKKPNSALRKYARVRLSNLIEVTAYIPGIGHNLQEHSVVLLRGGRVKDLPGVRYHIVRGALDTAGVNDRKQSRSKYGTKRPKAAK, encoded by the coding sequence ATGCCTACAATTAATCAATTAGTACGTAAACCTCGTAAATCAAAGGTGGAAAAATCTGATTCTCCAGCTTTGAATAAGGGATATAACAGTTTTAAAAAGGTTCAAACAAATATTGATTCTCCACAAAAACGTGGCGTATGTACACGTGTGGGAACAATGACACCTAAAAAACCGAACTCAGCTTTACGTAAATATGCTCGTGTTCGTTTGTCAAACTTAATTGAAGTTACAGCTTACATTCCAGGAATCGGCCACAATTTACAAGAACATAGTGTTGTATTGTTACGTGGTGGACGTGTGAAAGACTTGCCAGGGGTACGTTACCATATCGTTCGTGGTGCCCTAGATACAGCTGGAGTGAACGATCGTAAACAAAGCCGTTCTAAATATGGTACTAAAAGACCAAAAGCTGCTAAATAG
- the rpsG gene encoding 30S ribosomal protein S7, with product MPRKGPVAKRDVLPDPIYNSKLVTRLINRVMIDGKRGIAANIIYNAFDIIKESTGNDPLEVFEQAMKNIMPVLEVKARRVGGSNYQVPVEVRPERRTTLGLRWVVNYARLRGEHTMEERLAKEIMDAANNTGASVKKREDTHKMADANRAFAHYRW from the coding sequence ATGCCTCGTAAAGGTCCTGTTGCAAAACGTGATGTTTTACCAGATCCTATTTATAACTCAAAATTAGTGACTCGCTTAATCAATCGTGTAATGATAGATGGAAAACGTGGGATTGCTGCTAATATTATTTATAATGCATTTGACATTATTAAGGAATCTACAGGAAATGACCCATTAGAAGTTTTCGAACAAGCAATGAAAAATATCATGCCTGTTCTTGAAGTTAAAGCACGTCGTGTTGGAGGTTCAAACTATCAAGTACCCGTTGAAGTTCGTCCTGAACGTCGAACTACTTTGGGACTACGTTGGGTAGTTAATTATGCTCGCCTACGCGGTGAACATACAATGGAAGAACGTCTTGCAAAAGAAATTATGGATGCTGCCAACAATACTGGTGCTTCTGTTAAGAAACGTGAAGATACACATAAAATGGCAGATGCTAACCGTGCATTTGCACATTATCGTTGGTAG
- the fusA gene encoding elongation factor G, which produces MVREFSLENTRNIGIMAHVDAGKTTTTERILYYTGKIHKIGETHEGASQMDWMEQEQERGITITSAATTAQWKGYRVNIIDTPGHVDFTIEVQRSLRVLDGAVTVLDSQSGVEPQTETVWRQATEYKVPRIVFCNKMDKIGADFLYSVETLHDRLQANAHPIQLPIGAEDNFTGIIDLIKMKAEIYTNDLGTDIKETDIPEDHLEQANEWREKLIEAVAETDEDLMMKYLDGEEITVDELKAGIRKATINVEFFPVLAGSAFKNKGVQLMLDAVLDYLPSPLDIDAIKGVNPKTDEETTRPADDEGPFASLAFKVMTDPFVGRLTFFRVYSGVLDSGSYVLNASKDKKERIGRILQMHANTRNEIDRVYSGDIAAAVGLKDTTTGDTLCSQDSPVILESIEFPDPVIQVAVEPKSKADQDKMGIALQKLAEEDPSFRVETNVETGETVISGMGELHLDVLVDRMKREFKVDANVGAPQVSYRETFRAATKAEGKFVRQSGGKGQYGHVWVEFTPNEEGKGFEFENAIVGGVVPREYIPAVEKGLQDSMNNGVLAGYPLVDIKAKLYDGSYHDVDSNETAFRVAASMALRAAAKNAKPVILEPMMKVIITVPEDYLGDIMGHVTSRRGRVEGMEAHGNSQIVNAIVPLAEMFGYATTLRSSTQGRGTFMMVFDHYEDVPKSVQEDIIKKNGGNA; this is translated from the coding sequence ATGGTAAGAGAATTTTCATTAGAAAACACTCGTAATATCGGTATTATGGCGCACGTTGATGCAGGTAAAACAACAACAACTGAGCGTATTTTATATTATACTGGTAAAATCCATAAAATTGGTGAAACACATGAAGGTGCTTCACAAATGGACTGGATGGAACAAGAACAAGAACGCGGAATTACCATTACTTCTGCTGCAACAACAGCCCAATGGAAAGGATACCGTGTAAACATCATTGATACACCAGGACACGTGGATTTCACAATTGAAGTTCAACGTTCACTACGTGTATTAGATGGTGCTGTAACTGTTCTTGATTCACAATCTGGTGTGGAACCCCAAACAGAAACAGTTTGGCGTCAAGCAACTGAATATAAGGTACCACGTATTGTCTTTTGTAATAAAATGGATAAAATTGGTGCAGATTTCTTATATTCAGTAGAAACATTGCATGATCGTTTACAAGCAAATGCTCATCCAATTCAATTGCCAATTGGTGCTGAAGATAATTTCACTGGTATCATTGATTTAATCAAGATGAAAGCTGAAATTTATACAAATGATCTAGGTACAGATATAAAAGAAACAGATATTCCTGAAGATCATTTAGAGCAAGCAAACGAATGGCGTGAAAAATTAATCGAAGCTGTTGCAGAAACAGATGAAGATTTAATGATGAAATATCTTGATGGCGAAGAAATTACAGTTGACGAACTAAAAGCAGGAATTCGTAAAGCAACAATTAACGTTGAATTTTTCCCAGTTTTAGCTGGTTCAGCATTCAAGAACAAAGGAGTTCAATTAATGTTGGACGCTGTTCTTGATTACCTACCTTCACCACTTGATATTGATGCAATCAAGGGAGTAAATCCAAAAACAGACGAAGAAACAACTCGCCCAGCAGATGATGAAGGTCCATTTGCTTCATTAGCATTTAAAGTAATGACAGATCCATTTGTAGGTCGTTTAACTTTCTTCCGTGTGTATTCTGGTGTTCTTGATAGTGGTTCATATGTTTTAAATGCTTCAAAAGATAAAAAAGAACGTATTGGCCGTATTCTTCAAATGCATGCAAATACAAGAAATGAAATTGATCGGGTTTACTCTGGTGATATTGCTGCTGCTGTAGGACTAAAAGATACAACGACAGGTGATACGCTATGTTCTCAAGATTCACCAGTAATTCTTGAATCCATTGAATTTCCTGATCCTGTTATTCAGGTTGCTGTTGAACCTAAATCAAAAGCGGATCAAGATAAGATGGGTATCGCTCTGCAAAAATTGGCAGAAGAAGATCCTTCTTTCCGTGTTGAAACAAACGTTGAAACTGGAGAAACAGTTATCTCTGGAATGGGTGAACTTCATTTAGATGTCTTGGTAGATCGTATGAAACGTGAATTCAAGGTAGATGCCAATGTAGGAGCACCACAGGTATCTTATCGTGAAACGTTCCGTGCAGCAACTAAGGCAGAAGGAAAATTTGTTCGTCAGTCTGGTGGTAAAGGACAATACGGTCATGTATGGGTTGAATTTACGCCAAACGAAGAAGGAAAAGGCTTTGAATTTGAAAATGCAATTGTTGGTGGTGTTGTTCCTCGCGAATACATTCCTGCTGTTGAAAAAGGGTTACAAGATTCAATGAATAATGGCGTACTTGCTGGTTATCCATTGGTTGATATCAAGGCTAAACTTTATGATGGTTCTTACCATGATGTCGATTCAAATGAAACAGCCTTTCGTGTAGCTGCATCTATGGCATTACGTGCTGCAGCCAAAAATGCAAAACCAGTTATTTTAGAACCAATGATGAAAGTAATTATTACAGTACCAGAAGATTACTTAGGTGATATTATGGGACATGTTACAAGTCGTCGTGGACGTGTAGAAGGCATGGAAGCACATGGAAACTCACAAATCGTGAATGCTATTGTTCCATTGGCTGAAATGTTTGGTTATGCAACAACTTTACGTTCATCTACACAGGGACGTGGTACATTTATGATGGTATTTGATCATTATGAAGATGTACCAAAATCTGTTCAAGAAGATATTATTAAGAAAAATGGTGGTAATGCTTAA